tcggaagtttttcacgataaatatttgaacattttcttgatgagataaagacgatattttgtgaaactgactcgaagaaaaatggacattgaggaacaaagctattttatttcaagatttctcagattgatgtgttatacgaggtataatattaaatggatGTACAATCATAATTTCGcctattagccctttgcactcggaagtttttcacgaaaaatattgtaacattttcttGATGAGATAAAGAAGATATTCTgcgaaactcgacgagaaatcgcatacattgaggaacaaagctgttttatttcaagatttctcaaattgatgtgttatacgaggtataatattaaatatggaattttatagtttcactgtatgaaatcaagtggtgagtgagagtcacctctcgagtgcaaagggttaataattctgaAACTTACTAAACCTCACTACTTACTTATTAcacgttaaccagttaactgtctttgacgagtatactcgtcatggacaAGTTGCAGGACTTtgtgtcatgacgagtatactcgtcatggtaaaAAGTAGTGACTATTGGctattcaacacgttgaatgccgcgcggtTTCGTAGTACAAATTACTCGAAACggaaaaaatatagtattaaatcatttgattgaattgcattgttattattgaaattagttattagttatcgttaaattagtttcaaactgtatgacctatatctcgtcagaaaatgttgaatatttccattgagaaactttcgatagGTGACTcgaccacttgattcgatacagcaaaacgaCCTTGAATAATTAGTATTCtgaatgaaactttgtactgctatgtgaaatatttaaataaatgttacttaattcatctgtgaattatcattaaattcgtTTCAGACAATGTCATCTATGTATTgttggaaactgttgaatatttccaatgaaaaactttcgagtgcaaatggttaacaaGATACGGAAAGCTCTGTaggtaattaataaatgaattattcagatGCATCTACATTAGAATATCAATTGAAATCGCAAtgagtgtattttaattttaatgagtaCTAAACAGTCCACTTTACTAGTTGCCAGTTTCAgttgaaatacaaaatacaaaaaagtgCCTCATGAATATACTAAGAATAATACAACAATACAAAATGCATAGAGATAACCGCAAAAACACAATTAAATtcaccttaaccctttgacctacaatattcATAACTCAAACtcacgaagatttcaaataaaatttgaatataaatgtcattcagtTCTTCAAAGTCAAACTGAATATTATTGTCCTATTAATTGCACCGTCTAAATAGACGTAGACACAGAGTACAAAATCTGTCTTTCTAccgaattataaacaataaaacctCCGTCAAGcacaattgcgaaagaaatcatagggcaaggggtcagCACGCAGACCGAACCTTCGTAAATTCCCACAGTTCGAAACGATTCCGAAGGGTTCCAAGATTTTGATATCTCGGACGTTCGCATGATCTCGATTGGGAATGGCAGGCAGTGTTAATTCGCTGGTAGGCCTGTGTTAATCATCGCCCACACGGAACACCTTCGCAAATCACCGGAGAAGCTTCTAATTATGCTCGCCGGACGGATAGCCGAGGTGTTCGCAATCTCCCCACGGATGACACAAAGGCAGAGGCAGGGAAAGAATGTTAATCTTCCATTCTCCGCTGCACCGTCTCGATTTTTTGCCCCCACCCTCGCCCCTGGTTCTAGGCCTATTTTTCGTGATTTATGACGTTCGGAAACGCGGGTCcgacttctcttttttttttcttctctctctctctctctctctctaggcTGGTCAGGGCCCGAAGCCAGCCGAAGGTCTCGGGCTAATTTCGTAATACGGGGATTTGTAACCGCCGCTGGAAATTCATTAACGTCCGATAACCGAGCCGATTGAGATATCGCGGAGGGTTTCCTCGTTAACGATCGCTCCCCCGACCGGAGCCATAGGTCAACCCGTTTTTCTTCGCGATAATCGCGCTTATTCAATTTCCCCGAGCTTTCACCcttgtattttcttatttattggaTTCTATAGTTTTCTCTGGGAATCGTTTCGCCATCTATGCACCGTACGTGTGTCGTTTTCATCGTGAAGACAGAGAATCCTGCTTTCAACCCCTCGCTTCTGTCGTTTGGGTGAAGGACGATTGATTCTACCGTGACTTTCATTGGATAGAtcgaagttttatttaatatagacgaaggttcttagaaatatatacaaatcCTTCGacagataaaattaaattatccaTCGATCGCTTAATCAAtaggaaaagggaaactacgtgctaGTCTCTAgatgttcaagtaattaaatcactcgtcgacttagtcttccaaatatgaacatttcggcgagacgaaatgTCGACATCGGTAAATACCTATACTGGCAAGTTACAAACAAGTAATTTAAAtcactaaataacaaaacaacGATCTTAACTTTGTTTGCAGTATTTgcagtatttgaaattttcacgtataatttagcttcttaGAGAAAGCATCTTCAGTATTCTcaaaaatcttcgtccgcaaagggttaacacgttgaatgccataggggtcaccggtgacacccaaccaaattgaattactatagttcacttgaTTAAACAATAGTTGtttgaagatatttttatattatagacaatgctatctgatttattcaattttttattgcaaaatgacgaacgacattaaataattaatcaacttaaacttctgtacacacaggcgtttacgttcaacgtcattgtaacttcaaagttacaaaatatatttgttttaataaaattattaaaactattgaatacattgttaatttgtgttcatatgttgatatgaggattaaatgatttaatagtgtgttctttccattttgtgtattttgctctataaaatcgtgttttcaacgtgttaatgatgaaatatagattttatatttaaatagattcGTTAGTAGTAAAAATTGATCAATGGACTATTAAAATTTGTCGGTTATACGATGGTTTGTGGGATTTGCCAGTTGCAAGTCTGCATGACAGTGCCATCGGTGCTAGTTTGGAGACACCGTCTTCTTTTAGCTGCTACCACAGTAGATATTGCAGATCTCTTGGCAGGATCTTatcgatattaacactaggtttacggaacccgtcaatttgacggacattgaattttttaaacattatttagtaatagtttaagtcgatcttgatttgtgcaattatgcgaatacgcgttgcaatactctggtttcgaagctacaattttcgcgatttatataaacgaacacgtagttcgataggaacaatagaataaagtatagaataaatgtccataaatctagtgttaaccctttaccttacgatttatttctcaattataattgatgcgatttttgtaaaaaaatatttttaaatgacacaTGCTCAAGAATACCGGTATACAAAGCTCCGAAAACAAAcgacataaaaatatatcaaaattaccaaaacttgaatatatgttaatatcttattcaaaaaaatcaatatagtttataaacagaatataaccgaaatttccgtggcacaatgatttattgagatgaaaaattctagacatattcCACGTTcatgctctaaagtataataattaattagtataataattaatgaataatatttcatttaaattcaagagaatcgagtaatatttattaaccttagattattaaccctttgcactcgcggGCTCCGttgcagagccatttaaaatttgtcattacaaactgtgaaattttgtcgttaaatatattataacatttatatctataattaatagaaaacagtAAGATACATCCATGACTTTTCTCCACATgcgcgtattatttatttatatgttaatacgcgttttctattaaaattcgagttgctggtaatgtcagtgagaaacagcttcgagttcaaagggttaaattctatttaaaatcttcacgagtctgacacgttattataaggcaaagggttcaAAATTTCTGTATTGTTACCATAGGTACAGGTAccgacttaaccctttgaggacgaatatTATTTTACCGACATcaagttttcatatttcgaatacgaAGTTGTGAACAATTGATTTCTTTATATAACAAGAGATCAGTGATTAGCTTTCTGTCTCTGGCATTTGAGACCTCGATGTAGAATTTAATTCTCTTTTTCAATACTTCGAGAGATCCTTACCCGCAAAGTGTTGAGTCTGCAAAATGGAAGCTGATCGGTTGTCATTGACAGATGGCAGGGTAAGTCACATTTCGGCCACGGAGAAACTGTAGCATAGATTCAACGTGAATATTTACTTTCCCGAGCAAGGAAAATAACGTTGAAAATGTAACGTGAACAAATCTTTAAAGGTCcgtgtttataaattttaaatgaaaaatgcctCAAGCaatagaaatgttatattaCTGTTATAAGAATAATCATGTgtatatgtgaaataaaaatttaccgGAAGAAGCAGGATAGGTAATAAGTAATTAGGTTTGAAAAATAAGGAAGGAGACGATGATATACAAGGTacttatattgtttataatattgaatgcAATTTTAACgtgaaagatattttaaaaactcTAGAAAAGTCTGTTGGGTATTACGACTATCCTGTGTTTAATTCGTCCGTGATTAAATACATAGAACAAACGATGGCCATATTGGGGAATACTTTAcgcgttaaatattcatttaattatgcaAAATCAAAAGGCCATGGTTCACAAATGCATAGGTAACCGACACTGGTAAACACGATATCACTATTTGATTATATTGAATATAGGTATGTtgtaatatatgaagaaatgaatatttataataaaaaggtTTAAGAGTTtaagagaaatatatagaattattatataattaaagtttaaaatattatattggaAAAGATATACGAATGTTTCGTAACATAGGGTGCGCTGTTTTTCAATGGTCGGAATAATCATTGCCCAGTCCGTTCCAAATAAAGTTCGAACGAGAGTCGTCACAGTGTGCCTAATTTTCTTGTAAACGTGTAGTGTCAACTATAGTTTTAGCTCGAACCTTTAAAGAAACGTTGACGTACATCCTACGATGTTCCTTGCCCAAAACGTTGTTTTCATAAATAGCCATCAGTTTAATATTCTGAAAACAACTAATATGGCAGTGTATACGAAAAGTACCTTCTGCTCTTATGGCGGATAATGATGTTGATATAcataagaaacaaagctttcgatatatatagtttataaaaacCCTAATGTCGAAATAATAAGAACGAGCAGAACGATGTAtgcaaaatatcaaatatttgaatgtgtaatataaccgGAAGAGTTGTGCGACTCAACCGATCGGCCATTGCCGACTCTCGATTGACCAAGTTTGAATCTTGTAACGGTCACGCAGGTAAGTGTAAGCAGTCTTTAATAGAGTATACACGGTATCGTCATGTATGGTATTCTAATTATGAATTCACATCAGTGAAATGTACTTTATGAATATACTTGTCTGTAAATAGATAAAtctagtttatttttattacagttaCTTCAACtttttatgtgtttatataCTTATTCTAATCTCTAATGGAACTAATTGAATTATGACCCTTGTTTCATTGGTTGTGTTAATGACAGTTTTGTTTGGTTGATTTTCACAGAAGGAAAGACGTTAGAATAAACCAAGAATGGAGGATACAAATGACATATTAGTATCTACAACAGAGTTTATAAAAGGTAAAGGACATTTAATGATATCGCAAAATAAAACTTAATCgcaaattttaatttgcattataggtgttttaattaaatttaaataacatgatatgttttctttttatacgtttttagatcgattatattttgtaacattgaGTACTATGATAAAGCCAAAGAATACTCCAAACACCCATTATTTCAGTATTGACGACGAATtagtttatgaaaatttttacgATGATTTTGGTCCATTAAATCTTGCAATGTTATATCATTATtgtcaaaaggttaataaaaaaatgaaagcaGTGActttgaagaagaaaaagattatTCATTATACAACTGGGGATCCAGAGAAACGAGTGAACGCTGCTTTCCTCATAGGAAGTTATGCGGTAAGATATTACTGAATActttaatataagaaatattgtataatcgGATTAAGTAATAGTGATATACTCTTtagatattatatttgaaacgtACAGCTGAAGATGTATTCAATTGTTTAACCAGTAATCCCAATTGTCCATTTATTACGTTCCGCGATGCTTCTGTTGGTACACCATGGTACCGAATATCATTGAGTGAATGTTTGAGTGCCATATATAAGTGCCACAGActtggattttttaattttcaagattttcgtgttcaagaatatgaatattttgaaagagtAGAGAATGGAGATTTGAATTGGATTGTCCCTGGTAAATTTATTGCATTTTGTGGACCTTATGCTAAATctaaaatagaaaatggtaTGTATCTATAAGAGGTTTTTAGGGTAAGATATGAGTTTTAACTACTTTATTGTTCATATTTCTACAGGATATCCGCTTCATGCACCAGaatcatattttacatattttcgacGCAACAATGTATCTACAATTATACGTcttaataaaaagatttatgACGCTTCCAGTTTTACGGATGCAGGATTTGAACACAAAGATCTGTTTTTTGTTGATGGTTCAACTCCAACAGATTCAATTATGCGTCAATTTCTTAAAATAGCAGAGAATGCTAGTGGTGCTGTTGCTGTACATTGTAAAGCGGGACTTGGTAGGACAGGTTCTTTAATAGGATGTTATATTATGAAACATTATCATTTAACTGCTCACGAAACAATTGCGTGGATAAGAATATGTAGACCAGGTTCAGTAATTGGACATCAGCAACAGTGGTTGAAAAAGTATGGATTTGTGTCAAGTATTATGTGCatcaattaatgtttaaaattgacAAGTATGACTAAAAGCAAAATTAATTGCAGAAAAGAACCATATCTTCATTCTTTATTGAAAGAACCATTGCAATCAGAAAATGGAAATACAGTGCACAAATATGGAATTTATTCTATAGTTGGCAGACCCAAAATGGCATTCTTCTCTAATTTGAAAGAATCTCATTTAGTGCAAGATAACGTTTCGGGAATAATGCATAGGGTAGATGGGATTACATTAGATGATCACACTCCTACTGCTGGCACCAGTACAACTAAGTATATGCCTTTGACTCAGGGTGGAAAATTAAACTTAATCAAAGCCAAGAGAAGAAGTTTCCCAACAAACCACACCATCAATACAACTACTAAATCTTCAACAGTTGTGCAGTAAATAttacttcaatttaatttaatatattttccaagGAAGGAGAATGTTATTCATGAATATGCATTATATTTTTAGTCCTTACTTAAGACCATTATTACAAGCAAGAAGTCAGAAAAGTACAAGTAATGCGTTAactagaaataaagaaaaggaTTCGACAAAGAAAGTTCTACCTAGGTCCACCACAACTGCTATTGCTAAGAGGTCAGTTAAGTAATTTTgcttatataattattcttaactGCTTACGTTTAttgctttttttttctttgtttttcatcgttttactttattttctttatttatttttccatgcttttttctttctttaattttctaatacttCTTATGTgttca
The window above is part of the Nomia melanderi isolate GNS246 chromosome 2, iyNomMela1, whole genome shotgun sequence genome. Proteins encoded here:
- the cdc14 gene encoding cell division cycle protein 14 isoform X1 — translated: MEDTNDILVSTTEFIKDRLYFVTLSTMIKPKNTPNTHYFSIDDELVYENFYDDFGPLNLAMLYHYCQKVNKKMKAVTLKKKKIIHYTTGDPEKRVNAAFLIGSYAILYLKRTAEDVFNCLTSNPNCPFITFRDASVGTPWYRISLSECLSAIYKCHRLGFFNFQDFRVQEYEYFERVENGDLNWIVPGKFIAFCGPYAKSKIENGYPLHAPESYFTYFRRNNVSTIIRLNKKIYDASSFTDAGFEHKDLFFVDGSTPTDSIMRQFLKIAENASGAVAVHCKAGLGRTGSLIGCYIMKHYHLTAHETIAWIRICRPGSVIGHQQQWLKKKEPYLHSLLKEPLQSENGNTVHKYGIYSIVGRPKMAFFSNLKESHLVQDNVSGIMHRVDGITLDDHTPTAGTSTTKYMPLTQGGKLNLIKAKRRSFPTNHTINTTTKSSTVVHPYLRPLLQARSQKSTSNALTRNKEKDSTKKVLPRSTTTAIAKRNSWLVNNTCDPSSRRVKSTKPATQIHNINNNTTTATPVTTISVSKPVTRASIRTPCITETRISHASANYSVSQPQQGMNMILRSADRVNRYHSLRHARTSKSYKTAFIR
- the cdc14 gene encoding cell division cycle protein 14 isoform X2 — translated: MEDTNDILVSTTEFIKDRLYFVTLSTMIKPKNTPNTHYFSIDDELVYENFYDDFGPLNLAMLYHYCQKVNKKMKAVTLKKKKIIHYTTGDPEKRVNAAFLIGSYAILYLKRTAEDVFNCLTSNPNCPFITFRDASVGTPWYRISLSECLSAIYKCHRLGFFNFQDFRVQEYEYFERVENGDLNWIVPGKFIAFCGPYAKSKIENGYPLHAPESYFTYFRRNNVSTIIRLNKKIYDASSFTDAGFEHKDLFFVDGSTPTDSIMRQFLKIAENASGAVAVHCKAGLGRTGSLIGCYIMKHYHLTAHETIAWIRICRPGSVIGHQQQWLKKKEPYLHSLLKEPLQSENGNTVHKYGIYSIVGRPKMAFFSNLKESHLVQDNVSGIMHRVDGITLDDHTPTAGTSTTKYMPLTQGGKLNLIKAKRRSFPTNHTINTTTKSSTVVHPYLRPLLQARSQKSTSNALTRNKEKDSTKKVLPRSTTTAIAKRNSWLVNNTCDPSSRRVKSTKPATQIHNINNNTTTATPVTTISVSKPVTRASIRTPCITETRISHASANYSVSQPQQGMNMILRSADRVNRYHSLRHVKGYEAVPRTSI
- the cdc14 gene encoding cell division cycle protein 14 isoform X3 produces the protein MEDTNDILVSTTEFIKDRLYFVTLSTMIKPKNTPNTHYFSIDDELVYENFYDDFGPLNLAMLYHYCQKVNKKMKAVTLKKKKIIHYTTGDPEKRVNAAFLIGSYAILYLKRTAEDVFNCLTSNPNCPFITFRDASVGTPWYRISLSECLSAIYKCHRLGFFNFQDFRVQEYEYFERVENGDLNWIVPGKFIAFCGPYAKSKIENGYPLHAPESYFTYFRRNNVSTIIRLNKKIYDASSFTDAGFEHKDLFFVDGSTPTDSIMRQFLKIAENASGAVAVHCKAGLGRTGSLIGCYIMKHYHLTAHETIAWIRICRPGSVIGHQQQWLKKKEPYLHSLLKEPLQSENGNTVHKYGIYSIVGRPKMAFFSNLKESHLVQDNVSGIMHRVDGITLDDHTPTAGTSTTKYMPLTQGGKLNLIKAKRRSFPTNHTINTTTKSSTVVHPYLRPLLQARSQKSTSNALTRNKEKDSTKKVLPRSTTTAIAKRNSWLVNNTCDPSSRRVKSTKPATQIHNINNNTTTATPVTTISVSKPVTRASIRTPCITETRISHASANYSVSQPQQGMNMILSARTSKSYKTAFIR
- the cdc14 gene encoding cell division cycle protein 14 isoform X4 is translated as MEDTNDILVSTTEFIKDRLYFVTLSTMIKPKNTPNTHYFSIDDELVYENFYDDFGPLNLAMLYHYCQKVNKKMKAVTLKKKKIIHYTTGDPEKRVNAAFLIGSYAILYLKRTAEDVFNCLTSNPNCPFITFRDASVGTPWYRISLSECLSAIYKCHRLGFFNFQDFRVQEYEYFERVENGDLNWIVPGKFIAFCGPYAKSKIENGYPLHAPESYFTYFRRNNVSTIIRLNKKIYDASSFTDAGFEHKDLFFVDGSTPTDSIMRQFLKIAENASGAVAVHCKAGLGRTGSLIGCYIMKHYHLTAHETIAWIRICRPGSVIGHQQQWLKKKEPYLHSLLKEPLQSENGNTVHKYGIYSIVGRPKMAFFSNLKESHLVQDNVSGIMHRVDGITLDDHTPTAGTSTTKYMPLTQGGKLNLIKAKRRSFPTNHTINTTTKSSTVVHPYLRPLLQARSQKSTSNALTRNKEKDSTKKVLPRSTTTAIAKSARTSKSYKTAFIR